The following DNA comes from Mycobacterium sp. MS1601.
CCGTCTCGTCGACGTCATCACCTCGGACTGGCTCTGCAGCGCCCGCGCGGAGGTCGACGACCATATTGGCCGCCACGGACGCGGTGAGCACAGTTTGATCGACGTCGAGCAGTGGGAGTGCCCCGCGATTGCGGCGCTGGCCACCGACGCACGGGTGGAGTCCTTTCTGCACTCACTGACGTCGCTGCCCGCGGCGCCGGGCTTCGGCGGATACCGCCTACGGGTGCTGCGGATCCTGGACGGCTCCGGCGTCGACTCTCCGCCGTTCGACTGGCACTACGACGCCAATGCCGTGACCATGCTGGTCCCGATCGTCATCCCGGACGACGATTCCGGTCACGTCGCCTTGTTCCCCGATCATCGCCCGCACCGACGCTGGGCGATGCTCAGCGCCGCGGAGCGACTGATCGTCCACAACAACGCGTACGGCCGGCGGCTACGGCACCGGTTCGACAATGCCCCGGAGGTCTTCACCGTCCGACTCAGGCCGGGCGATGCCTATCTGTTCCGCGGCTACCGCTCGCTCCACGCGACACTGCCGTGGCCGGCGAACACGCTGCGGGTCACCCTGCTGCTGCAATACGGCCATCCCTACGGCCCCGAGGGCAGGGTTGTGCAGGCGCTACGGGCGCGACGAAATCAGCAGCGGCAGCGCCGAACCAGGCGATACCCGGGCCACGAATCGCGAGGCTGACAGAACCTACCCGTCGGTAACCGGCACCGCCTCCCCCCGCCGACAGACGGGGCGCTTAAACTGCCCGATAGATTCTTAAAGACGTTTCTTAGAGACGGCCGCCGATCGGCCCACAGACTTGACCCCCAGGAGGCGTAGTGCCTAGTCACGCCAGTTCCAGCATCTCGAAAGTCCTCGTCGCCAACCGCGGCGAGATCGCGGTCCGAGTGATCCGAGCAGCCAAGGATGCCGGCCTGGCGAGTGTGGCGGTGTACGCCGAACCGGACGCCGACGCGCCGCACGTACGTCTGGCCGATGAGGCATTTGCACTCGGCGGACAGACGTCCGCCGAGTCGTACCTGGTGTTCGACAAGCTGCTCGACGCCGCCGCCAAATCCGGCGCCAACGCCGTCCACCCCGGCTACGGCTTCCTGTCCGAGAACGCCGACTTCGCCCAGGCCGTCCTCGACGCCGGGCTGATCTGGATCGGGCCCAGCCCGCAGTCCATCCGCGACCTCGGTGACAAGGTGACGGCTCGCCACATCGCCGCCCGTGCCCAGGCTCCCCTGGTTCCCGGCACCCCGGATCCGGTCAAGGACGCCGACGAGGTCGTCGCCTTCGCCAAGGAGTACGGCGTACCCGTCGCGATCAAGGCCGCGTTCGGCGGCGGTGGGCGCGGCATGAAGGTGGCCCGCACCATCGAAGAGATCCCCGAGCTGTTCGACTCCGCCACCCGCGAGGCCATCTCCGCCTTCGGCCGCGGTGAATGCTTCGTGGAGCGCTACCTGGACAAGCCACGCCACGTCGAGGCTCAGGTGATCGCCGACATGCACGGCAACGTCGTGGTCGCGGGCACCCGCGACTGCTCGCTGCAGCGCCGATTCCAGAAGCTCGTCGAGGAGGCCCCGGCGCCGTTCCTGACCGACGCGCAGCGCAAGGAGATCCACGAATCGGCCAAGCGCATCTGCAAGGAAGCCGGCTACTACGGTGCAGGCACCGTCGAATACCTGGTGGGCCAGGACGGGCTGATCTCCTTCCTCGAGGTGAACACCCGCCTGCAGGTGGAACATCCGGTCACCGAGGAGACCTCGGGCATCGACCTGGTGCGCCAGCAGTTCCGCATCGCCAACGGTGAAGCCCTCGACGTCACCGAGGATCCGACGCCGCGCGGACACAGCTTCGAGTTCCGGATCAACGGCGAAGACGCCGGTCGCGGCTTCCTGCCCGCCCCGGGTCCCGTCACCAACTTCGTTCCGCCCACCGGTCCCGGCGTGCGCCTGGACTCCGGCGTGGAGACCGGTTCGGTTATCGGCGGACAGTTCGACTCGATGCTGGCCAAACTGATCGTCACCGGCGCCACCCGTGAAGAGGCGCTGGAGCGCTCGCGCCGCGCGCTGGCCGAGTTCACCGTCGAGGGTCTGGCGACCGTCATCCCGTTCCACCGCGCCGTGGTGTCCGACCCCGCCTTCATCGGCGACGACAACGGCTTCACCGTGCACACCCGCTGGATCGAAACCGAGTGGGACAACACCGTCGAGCCGTTCACCGGCGGCGGTGCCGTCGACGAGGAAGAGGCGACTCCGCGCCAGACCGTGGTCGTCGAGGTGGGTGGCCGTCGTGTCGAGGTGTCGCTGCCCGGAGACCTCGCGATCGGCGGCGGCGCTGCACCCGCCAGCGGTGTGATCCGCAAGAAGCCCAAGCCGCGCAAGCGAGGCGCTGCCGGTGGTGCCGCCGCGTCCGGTGACGCCGTGACCGCACCCATGCAGGGCACTGTCGTGAAGGTCGCCGTCGAAGAGGGCCAGCAGGTCTCTGCCGGGGATCTGATCGTGGTGCTGGAGGCGATGAAGATGGAGAACCCGGTGACCGCGCACAAGGACGGCACCGTGACCGGGCTGTCCGTCGAAGCCGGTGCCGCTGTCACCCAGGGCACCGTCCTGGCGGAGCTCAAGGACTAGCCATCACCCACTGACCGCAACGGCCGCTCCTTCGGGGGCGGCCGTTCTGGTCTGGCACAGAGCACCGAGCCCGGGCCCGGGCCCGACGCCGCATAATTGCGGACGTGGAACCCGTCGAGATCAACGCCGGCAGTTGGTATCTGCGCGCGCTGCGCGCCGACGACCGGGTGGACGACCGGCCGGCGCTGACAGCTCTGGGCGAGACCGACCCGGACTACGTCACCCGATGCACCAGGGACTGGTTCGAGGAGAACCGCTTCACGTGGGCGGTCAGTGAGCCCACCACCGGGGAGATGCTGGCCGAGGTGACGCTGGACCCCGACGACGGCATGGTCACCTCACGCGCTCGCAGCGGTCATGACGACGTGTTGCCGACGTCCGAGGACGCTGTGCGTCGGTTCGCCGCAGGTGCGTTGGGTCTGGGTCAGTAGCCAAACCAATTGATGTGAAGTCGATCTCGATGACCTCAGCACTGCCTGTCTGACTGCAAGACTGGCGGACGGATCCTCACCACGAGCCGCAGGAGTCAACGATGACCCGCCCCCAGATCGTCGCCGTCACAGGTGCGGCAGGCAGCATCGGCTACGCCGCGCTGTTCCGCATCGCCGCGGGCGCCATGCTCGGCCATGACACCCCGGTGATCTTGCGCCTGGTCGAACTCCCCGAGGCGGTGCGCGCCGCCGAAGGCGTGGTGATGGAACTCGACGACGGCGCCTTCCCACTGTTGGCGGGCACCGAGATCCACGATGATCCCGTCCGCGCGTTCGACGGGGTCGATGTCGCGCTGTTGATCGGCGCCCGCCCGCGTACCAAGGGTATGGAGCGCGCCGATCTGCTGTCGGCCAACGCCCAGATATTCGCCACCGCAGGCCGGGCCCTCAATGCCGGAGCAAGCGCCGATGTCCGGGTTCTGGTGGTGGGCAACCCCGCCAACACCAACGCCATGGTGGCCGCAGCCAACGCCCCCGACATCCCCGCCGAACGCTTCACGGCGCTCACCCGCCTGGACCACAACCGTGCCGTCGCGGCCATGGCCCGCCACGCGCGGGTGCCCGTCACCGAGATCAGCCAGATGACCATCTGGGGCAATCACTCCCCCACGATGTACCCCGACATCTTCCACGCCAAGGTCGGCGGCCGCTCCGGTGCCGACTACGCCGCCGATACCCATTGGCTGACAGATGATTTCATTCCCACCGTGGCCCGCCGCGGCACCGCCATCATCGAGGCCCGCGGCGCCAGCTCAGCGGCATCGGCCGCCAACGGCGCCATCGACCACATCGACGACTGGGTGCACGGTACCCCGGTCGGCGACTGGACTTCGGTGGCGCTGCCCTCGCCCGGCGCCTACGGCGTCGACGAAGGGCTGGTGTGTTCGTTCCCGTGCCGGGCCGTCGACGGTCGGTGGCAGATCGTGGACGGCCTGGACATCAACCCCTTCTCCCGGTCACGCATCGACGCCTCGGTGACCGAGTTGCGCGAGGAACGCGACGCGGTGCGATCACTGGGCCTGCTCTGAGTCAGTCCGAAAGCGACCCATCGAGGGGGCTGTCGATGTCGGTACCGGTCGCCAGGTCGCCACACTCGACCGCCACCACGTCGGCGCGCCCGGACAGGAATGCCCGCGCGCCCTGGTCCCCGGACAGACCTGCCAGCAACGCGGGCCAGTGTGCCGCGGCAATCAGTACCGGATGCCCCGGTCGCCCGTTGTAGACGGCACGGGCCAGGTCAGCGCCGGACTCGAGGACCCGACGCACCACGTCGGCGCCGACGTCGGGGGTGTCCACCAGATGCAGCACCACCCGACCCGCACCGGTCGCGGCCGCCAGCCCGACCCGTAATGACGCGCTCAAACCCTGCGACCAGTCCTCGGCGATCACCGCGCGAGCCGGCGCCGGCACCTCCACCACGGCCGCTCCCAGCACCACCACCACATCGTCACAACCGCCGCCCGTGAGCGCCGAGACCGCGGACTGAAGCCAAACACCGTCCTCAGCAAGCACTTTCGGCATGCCAAAGCGCGTTCCCGCGCCGGCTGCCAGCAGCACTCCGGTCACGTGTTCTTCGCTCGACATGCGAACATTGTCGACCTGTCCGAAACTTGCGAGATGTCAGCCCCGGCGAAGTCCAACTCAGGCAAGCGAGTGCACCCCGTCGACGAGGTGTTGCCGATCCCGAAACTGGCCACCTACGGCTTCCAGCACGTGGTGGCGTTCTACGCCGGTGCGGTGCTGGTGCCGATCATCATCGCCGGCGCGGTCGGGCTCTCCCAGGAAGAACTGGTCATGCTGATCACAGCGGACCTGTTCACCTGCGGCATCGCCTCGATCATCCAGGCAGTCGGGTTCTGGAAGGTCGGTGTGCGGCTGCCGCTGCTGCAGGGCGTGACGTTCGCCGGCGTAGCGCCCATCATCGCGATCGCGATGGCCCATGGCGGCGCGTCGGCCGGCATGCTCTACGTATACGGCGCAGTGATCGTGGCAGGTGTCTTCACATTCCTGATCGCGCCCATCTTCATCAAGCTGCTGAAGTTCTTCCCGCCGGTGGTGACCGGTTCACTGATCACCATCATCGGGCTCGCGCTGGTACCGATCGGGGCAATGGACGCCGTCACCAACCCCCACACCCATGAGCCGGACCCCACCAACATCCGCTGGTTCCTCTACGCGCTGGGCACCATCGCGGTGATCGTGGCCATTCAACGCCTGTTTCGCGGGTTCCTGGCCACCATCGCCGTGCTGCTGGGCCTGGTGATCGGCTGTGCGGTGGCCTACGCGCTGGGCGATATGGATTTCGACCGCGTCGGCGAGGCAGCCGCCTTCGGTTTCACCCCGCCGTTCCTGTTCGGGATGCCCAAATTCGACATCGTGGCGTGCCTGACCATGATCATCGTGATGCTGATCATCGCCGTGGAGTCCACCGGCTCCACCATCGCCACCGGTGAGATCGTCGGCAAGCGCATCAAGGCCTCCGACATCGGCAACGTGCTGCGCGCCGACGGTGTGGCCACCACTATCGGCGGCATCTTCAACTCGTTCCCGTACACCGCGTTCTCCGAGAACGTCGGCCTGGTGCGACTCACCGGTGTCAAGAGCCGCTGGGTGGTGGCCGCAGCCGGGGTGTTCATGATCGTGCTGGGATTCCTGCCCAAGGTCGCCGCGGTCGTCGCCTCCATTCCCAACCCGGTCCTCGGTGGTGCGGCATTGACGTTGTTCGCCACCGTCGCCGTGGTCGGCATCCAGACGCTGGGCAAGGTGGATTTCACCGATCACCGCAACCTGATCATCGTCACCACCAGCCTGGCGCTGGCGTTGTGGGTGACGTCCTACCCCGACATCGCCCAGGCCATGCCCACGGGTCTGGACCTGATCTTCGGCTCGGGCATCAGCATCGGCGCGGTCAGCGCCATCGTGCTCAACATCGTGTTCTTCCACACCGGCGGCCTCGGTGCCCGCGTCGCCGGCGGCGGCTCGATCACGCTGGACGAGGTCAACACGATGACCAGGGAACGCTTCACCGAGGTGTTCGGGCACGTGGTGCAGGGTGTGCCGTGGGCCATCGAGCGGGCCTTCGAACAGCGTCCGTTCGCCGACACCAAGGCTCTGCGCGAAGCCTTCCAGGACGCTGTGCTCACCGGTACCAACGATCAGCAACTGGAACTGCTGAACGCCTTCCACGACCTGGGTGCCGAGGACGACACCGGGGCCGCACTGGCGGTCGATCACGTGGCTTTGTCCAACCTCGACGAGGACGACCACAATGACGTGGTGCAACTTGCCGCCGCGTACCGCGAACACTTCGGTTTCCCGCTGATCATCTGCGCCCGCGAGACCGAGCATTTCGATCGGGTCCTCAAGAACGGGTGGTCGCGAATCGACAACTCCCCTGCCGCCGAGCGCGCCTTCGCGTTGATCGAGGTGGAGAAGATCGCCAACTACCGCTTCACCGACCTGGTGGCCGACGCCAATCCCATCGCGGCGGCCCGATTCAGCCGGCTCAACGAGTTGCAGTAGATGCCGAGTCTGGACACGTTCAACTCCATGACGGACCGACAGCGGATGCACCTGCTGTTCGGGGTGTGCAGCTCGACCATCTGGGCTCGCCGGGTGCTGGCCGGGTCACCGTTTCGCAGTCTGGATTCGCTGTTCGATCGGGCCGATCGGGTGCTGGCCGAGCTGCCCGACGCGGAGATCGACGCTGCCCTCGACGGTCATCCCCGTATCGGCGCCAAAGTCGACAATCCGTCGTCGGCCCGTGAGCAGGCTGCGGTGACCTCCGCCGGCGACGAGGTGAAGGCCCAGCTGGCGCTGAAAAACAGGGAGTACGAGGACAAGTTCGGCTACGTGTATCTGGTGTGTGCCAGCGGCCGCTCCGCCGAGGAGTTGCTGGCCATTCTGACCGACCGGCTGGACAACGATCCCGAGACCGAGCGCCGGGTGATGCGCAGCGAACTCGCCAAGATCAACCGGCTGCGACTCGAGCGTCTGTTCAGCGAGGCAGGATCTAGCTCATGACACACGTGAGCACGCACGTCCTCAATGCCGTCACCGGCCTACCCGGTGCCGGTGTGGCGGTAACCTTGACCGACTCGGCGGGCACCATCCTGGCTCAGGCCAGCACCGATGCCGACGGCCGCGTCGGCAGTCTCACCGACGCAGATCTGACGGGCGTGTACAGACTGACGTTCGACACGGCATCGTATTTCGCGGCGCAGGGGGTGGCAGGTTTCTATCCGGAAGTGGTCATCTCCTTCGAGATCACCGATGCCGGCGGCAGATTCCACGTTCCGCTGTTGCTGTCGCCCTACGCCTACTCCACCTACCGAGGAAGTTGAGCCCTGTGAAAGCAATCGTCATCGGTGCCGGCATGGGCGGAATGAGCGCCGCAATTGCATTGCGGCAGATCGGCATCGAGACCGCGGTGTACGAGCGTGTCACCGAGAACAAGCCGGTGGGGGCGGCCATCTCGGTGTGGTCGAACGGGGTGAAGTGCCTCAACTACCTCGGCCTCGCGGAGCAGACGGCCGAGCTCGGCGGCATCGTCGACACCATGAGCTACCTGGATGCACACACTGGCGAGACCATGTGCCGGTTCTCCATGCAGCCGCTCATCGACGAGGTGGGCCAGCGGCCCTACCCGATCGCCCGAGCTGACCTGCAGATGATGCTGATGCAGGCTTACGGTCTCGATGACATCAACTTCGGCATGAAGATGGTGTCGGTGCAGGACGGCGCGGATGCGGCCACCGCTGTGTTCGCCGACGGCACCAGTGCCACAGCGGATTTCATCATCGGTGCCGACGGCGCCAGCTCCATCACCCGCGAGTACGTACTGGGCGGGCCGGTGACGCGTCGTTATGCGGGCTACGTGAACTTCAACGGCCTGGTCGACACCGATGACGCCATTGGACCGGCCACCGAGTGGACGACGTATGTCGGTGAGGGCAAACGTGTTTCGGTGATGCCGGTGGCGGGGGGCCGGT
Coding sequences within:
- the uraH gene encoding hydroxyisourate hydrolase, translating into MTHVSTHVLNAVTGLPGAGVAVTLTDSAGTILAQASTDADGRVGSLTDADLTGVYRLTFDTASYFAAQGVAGFYPEVVISFEITDAGGRFHVPLLLSPYAYSTYRGS
- a CDS encoding nucleotidyltransferase family protein — translated: MSSEEHVTGVLLAAGAGTRFGMPKVLAEDGVWLQSAVSALTGGGCDDVVVVLGAAVVEVPAPARAVIAEDWSQGLSASLRVGLAAATGAGRVVLHLVDTPDVGADVVRRVLESGADLARAVYNGRPGHPVLIAAAHWPALLAGLSGDQGARAFLSGRADVVAVECGDLATGTDIDSPLDGSLSD
- a CDS encoding solute carrier family 23 protein, whose amino-acid sequence is MSAPAKSNSGKRVHPVDEVLPIPKLATYGFQHVVAFYAGAVLVPIIIAGAVGLSQEELVMLITADLFTCGIASIIQAVGFWKVGVRLPLLQGVTFAGVAPIIAIAMAHGGASAGMLYVYGAVIVAGVFTFLIAPIFIKLLKFFPPVVTGSLITIIGLALVPIGAMDAVTNPHTHEPDPTNIRWFLYALGTIAVIVAIQRLFRGFLATIAVLLGLVIGCAVAYALGDMDFDRVGEAAAFGFTPPFLFGMPKFDIVACLTMIIVMLIIAVESTGSTIATGEIVGKRIKASDIGNVLRADGVATTIGGIFNSFPYTAFSENVGLVRLTGVKSRWVVAAAGVFMIVLGFLPKVAAVVASIPNPVLGGAALTLFATVAVVGIQTLGKVDFTDHRNLIIVTTSLALALWVTSYPDIAQAMPTGLDLIFGSGISIGAVSAIVLNIVFFHTGGLGARVAGGGSITLDEVNTMTRERFTEVFGHVVQGVPWAIERAFEQRPFADTKALREAFQDAVLTGTNDQQLELLNAFHDLGAEDDTGAALAVDHVALSNLDEDDHNDVVQLAAAYREHFGFPLIICARETEHFDRVLKNGWSRIDNSPAAERAFALIEVEKIANYRFTDLVADANPIAAARFSRLNELQ
- a CDS encoding acetyl/propionyl/methylcrotonyl-CoA carboxylase subunit alpha encodes the protein MPSHASSSISKVLVANRGEIAVRVIRAAKDAGLASVAVYAEPDADAPHVRLADEAFALGGQTSAESYLVFDKLLDAAAKSGANAVHPGYGFLSENADFAQAVLDAGLIWIGPSPQSIRDLGDKVTARHIAARAQAPLVPGTPDPVKDADEVVAFAKEYGVPVAIKAAFGGGGRGMKVARTIEEIPELFDSATREAISAFGRGECFVERYLDKPRHVEAQVIADMHGNVVVAGTRDCSLQRRFQKLVEEAPAPFLTDAQRKEIHESAKRICKEAGYYGAGTVEYLVGQDGLISFLEVNTRLQVEHPVTEETSGIDLVRQQFRIANGEALDVTEDPTPRGHSFEFRINGEDAGRGFLPAPGPVTNFVPPTGPGVRLDSGVETGSVIGGQFDSMLAKLIVTGATREEALERSRRALAEFTVEGLATVIPFHRAVVSDPAFIGDDNGFTVHTRWIETEWDNTVEPFTGGGAVDEEEATPRQTVVVEVGGRRVEVSLPGDLAIGGGAAPASGVIRKKPKPRKRGAAGGAAASGDAVTAPMQGTVVKVAVEEGQQVSAGDLIVVLEAMKMENPVTAHKDGTVTGLSVEAGAAVTQGTVLAELKD
- the hpxO gene encoding FAD-dependent urate hydroxylase HpxO, translated to MKAIVIGAGMGGMSAAIALRQIGIETAVYERVTENKPVGAAISVWSNGVKCLNYLGLAEQTAELGGIVDTMSYLDAHTGETMCRFSMQPLIDEVGQRPYPIARADLQMMLMQAYGLDDINFGMKMVSVQDGADAATAVFADGTSATADFIIGADGASSITREYVLGGPVTRRYAGYVNFNGLVDTDDAIGPATEWTTYVGEGKRVSVMPVAGGRFYFFFDVVEPQGESYERGSAREVLRKHFSGWAPGVQALIDKLDPMTTNRVEILDLDPFYTWVKGRVAVLGDAAHNTTPDIGQGGCSAMEDAVALQWAFKDHPDNVHAALSAYQQARAVRAGDLVLRARKRCDVTHAKDPEKTQQWYDELRVEDGTNVIRGIVGNIMGGPVTPVG
- the uraD gene encoding 2-oxo-4-hydroxy-4-carboxy-5-ureidoimidazoline decarboxylase, translated to MHLLFGVCSSTIWARRVLAGSPFRSLDSLFDRADRVLAELPDAEIDAALDGHPRIGAKVDNPSSAREQAAVTSAGDEVKAQLALKNREYEDKFGYVYLVCASGRSAEELLAILTDRLDNDPETERRVMRSELAKINRLRLERLFSEAGSSS
- a CDS encoding malate dehydrogenase yields the protein MTRPQIVAVTGAAGSIGYAALFRIAAGAMLGHDTPVILRLVELPEAVRAAEGVVMELDDGAFPLLAGTEIHDDPVRAFDGVDVALLIGARPRTKGMERADLLSANAQIFATAGRALNAGASADVRVLVVGNPANTNAMVAAANAPDIPAERFTALTRLDHNRAVAAMARHARVPVTEISQMTIWGNHSPTMYPDIFHAKVGGRSGADYAADTHWLTDDFIPTVARRGTAIIEARGASSAASAANGAIDHIDDWVHGTPVGDWTSVALPSPGAYGVDEGLVCSFPCRAVDGRWQIVDGLDINPFSRSRIDASVTELREERDAVRSLGLL